One segment of Tamlana crocina DNA contains the following:
- a CDS encoding acyloxyacyl hydrolase has product MRGFVYFVLFILMSNTHILSAQIKKENFKFGLSYGSGTQNRYPYKLSDHMHTVNFYKAQLNYRLKQKRKWAYEINLEPNFNVVRHQLIDASVINGKDGDNYLELREHYAQRQDLKEYVLNIGIIMRYYISKDLSSYAIGSMGPMIGNKATERLAKGFAFSDVFGIGLSFQIGKTTFDFRYSMRHTSNLNFKMPNKGHNTMNMEYAVLFHL; this is encoded by the coding sequence ATGCGGGGCTTTGTTTATTTCGTTCTTTTCATTTTGATGTCCAATACCCATATTCTCAGCGCCCAAATTAAAAAGGAGAATTTTAAATTTGGATTATCATACGGCAGCGGTACGCAAAATAGATACCCATATAAGCTTAGTGACCACATGCACACTGTTAATTTTTACAAAGCCCAGTTAAACTATCGGTTAAAACAAAAACGGAAATGGGCATACGAGATTAATTTGGAGCCCAATTTTAATGTGGTTCGTCATCAGTTGATAGATGCATCAGTTATAAATGGTAAAGACGGTGACAATTATTTAGAGTTAAGGGAACACTATGCACAAAGGCAAGACCTAAAAGAGTATGTTTTAAATATTGGTATTATAATGCGATATTATATTAGTAAGGACCTTAGTTCTTATGCAATTGGAAGTATGGGGCCAATGATTGGAAATAAGGCGACCGAAAGACTGGCGAAAGGCTTTGCGTTTTCAGATGTTTTTGGGATTGGCTTGTCGTTTCAAATTGGAAAAACGACCTTTGATTTTCGGTATTCGATGAGACATACGTCCAACTTAAATTTCAAAATGCCAAACAAAGGACATAATACCATGAATATGGAGTACGCCGTATTGTTCCATCTTTAG
- a CDS encoding ZIP family metal transporter, producing the protein MNKFLFPILAVILGFFLATIAKKQKSWNTKLLLSFSGAFLLALTLFELLPEVYLHLAPKFTGVLIMCGILLQIILELFSKGAEHGHVHIHKNEATFPWLLFISLCIHSFLEGFSIHDHNDMVYGVLIHKIPIALIITLFLIQSNYSKIQMAAFLVVFALMTPLGTWISHESTSIAQYSHAINAIVIGIFFHISTTILFESSDGHKFNLSKFIAIVLGVGIAYLI; encoded by the coding sequence ATGAATAAATTTCTTTTTCCCATATTGGCAGTGATTTTGGGCTTTTTTCTGGCCACAATTGCTAAAAAGCAAAAATCTTGGAACACTAAATTATTACTCTCCTTCAGTGGGGCGTTTTTATTGGCACTCACCCTTTTCGAATTGCTGCCGGAAGTGTACCTCCATTTAGCACCAAAGTTTACCGGAGTGCTTATTATGTGCGGTATTTTATTGCAAATTATATTAGAGCTTTTTTCGAAAGGGGCTGAACATGGGCATGTTCATATTCATAAAAATGAAGCTACTTTTCCGTGGTTGTTGTTTATTAGTTTGTGCATTCACAGTTTTTTGGAAGGCTTTTCGATACACGACCACAACGATATGGTTTACGGTGTTTTGATTCATAAAATTCCCATTGCGCTTATAATTACGCTCTTTTTAATTCAGAGTAATTATAGCAAAATACAAATGGCAGCTTTTTTGGTTGTGTTTGCTTTAATGACACCGTTGGGTACGTGGATTTCACATGAATCAACTTCCATTGCGCAATATTCGCATGCTATAAATGCGATAGTTATTGGTATATTTTTCCATATTTCGACCACCATTTTGTTTGAAAGCAGCGATGGCCATAAGTTTAATTTATCTAAATTTATTGCTATTGTTTTAGGGGTTGGTATTGCGTATTTGATTTAA
- a CDS encoding methyltransferase domain-containing protein codes for MTNNTSTWFTSWFDTPYYHILYKDRDATEAHAFMETLTDYLNIPENGTILDLACGKGRHARYLNKIGYDVTGVDLSENSIAFAKKFENHRLHFDVHDMCLPYHKQFDAVFNLFTSFGYFEDDADNLKTIKAIKANLNERGFAVIDFMNSEYVIDHLVPEETKVVDDIEFRLKRYVDGDYIIKDIRFAVGDKDYHFQERVRAFTLQDFELLFEQAGVYLLDVFGDYKLRKFSPKTSERLVMIFK; via the coding sequence ATGACCAACAATACATCTACATGGTTTACGTCGTGGTTTGACACGCCTTACTACCATATTTTATACAAAGATCGGGATGCAACCGAGGCCCATGCCTTTATGGAAACGCTTACCGATTATTTAAACATTCCTGAAAACGGCACTATTTTGGACTTGGCCTGCGGAAAGGGCCGCCACGCCCGTTATTTGAACAAAATTGGTTACGACGTTACGGGTGTTGATTTGAGCGAAAACAGTATTGCCTTTGCCAAAAAGTTTGAAAACCACCGTTTGCATTTCGATGTACACGATATGTGCCTGCCTTACCATAAGCAGTTTGATGCCGTATTCAATCTGTTTACCAGTTTTGGGTATTTTGAGGACGATGCCGATAACCTAAAAACCATTAAGGCGATTAAGGCCAATTTGAACGAGCGCGGTTTTGCGGTGATCGACTTTATGAACAGCGAATATGTTATAGACCATTTGGTGCCTGAAGAAACTAAAGTGGTTGATGATATTGAGTTCCGATTAAAGCGTTATGTTGACGGCGATTATATTATAAAGGACATTCGGTTTGCTGTTGGCGATAAGGATTACCATTTTCAGGAGCGGGTGCGCGCATTTACTTTACAGGATTTCGAACTGCTTTTTGAACAAGCGGGCGTCTATTTGTTGGATGTTTTTGGTGATTATAAACTACGAAAATTTAGCCCTAAAACCTCCGAACGCTTGGTGATGATTTTTAAGTAA
- a CDS encoding class I SAM-dependent RNA methyltransferase, whose amino-acid sequence MEENFNMVAKTLFGFEDLLENELRQMGAQSIKKGVRNVSFVGDKGFMYKANLGLRTAIKILKPIHSFNVNNEKDLYNKIYAMDWGKYLKPNGSLAVDATIHSHLFSHSLFIAQKTKDAIVDKFRDTDGQRPDVDLKFPDLKINVHVDRNRCTVSLDASGDSLHKRGYKTATNIAPINEVLAAGMIMLSGWDGQSDFMDPMCGSGTILIEAAMIACNIPPNLMRNEFAFERWPDWDVDLFEKIEESLLNKTRDFHHKIIGYDKAPSAVLKAKDNVKNAQLEDFIEVKHEDFFKTQKPGDNKLHMVFNPPYGERLNIDMEKFYAEIGDTLKQNYPGTDAWFITSNLDALKHVGLRPSKKIQLYNAKLESRLVKYVMYEGSKKGKYMK is encoded by the coding sequence ATGGAAGAAAATTTCAACATGGTCGCCAAAACCTTATTTGGCTTTGAAGATTTATTGGAAAACGAATTAAGACAAATGGGTGCACAAAGCATCAAAAAAGGGGTGCGTAACGTGTCGTTTGTTGGTGACAAAGGGTTTATGTACAAAGCCAACTTGGGGCTGCGCACGGCCATAAAAATATTAAAGCCCATTCACAGCTTTAACGTCAACAACGAAAAAGATCTTTACAATAAAATCTATGCCATGGATTGGGGCAAATACCTAAAACCAAACGGCAGTTTGGCGGTTGATGCTACCATCCACTCGCATCTGTTTTCGCATTCGCTCTTTATTGCCCAAAAAACAAAGGATGCCATTGTTGATAAATTTCGTGATACCGATGGGCAACGTCCCGATGTCGATTTGAAATTCCCAGATTTAAAAATCAATGTGCATGTTGATCGGAACCGCTGTACGGTGTCGTTAGATGCTTCAGGCGACTCACTTCATAAACGTGGTTACAAAACCGCTACCAATATCGCTCCGATTAACGAAGTGCTCGCGGCCGGAATGATTATGCTTTCGGGATGGGACGGGCAAAGTGATTTTATGGACCCCATGTGCGGTAGTGGTACCATTTTGATTGAGGCCGCTATGATTGCCTGTAATATTCCGCCAAATTTGATGCGAAACGAATTTGCTTTCGAACGTTGGCCCGATTGGGATGTCGATCTGTTCGAAAAAATAGAGGAATCGTTATTGAACAAAACCCGCGATTTCCATCATAAAATCATCGGTTACGACAAAGCGCCCAGTGCCGTTCTAAAAGCCAAGGACAATGTTAAGAACGCCCAGTTGGAGGATTTTATTGAAGTAAAGCACGAAGATTTTTTCAAAACGCAAAAGCCGGGCGACAACAAATTGCACATGGTGTTTAACCCGCCGTATGGTGAGCGTTTAAATATCGATATGGAGAAATTCTATGCAGAGATAGGCGATACCTTAAAGCAAAATTACCCCGGCACCGATGCTTGGTTTATTACCAGCAACCTCGATGCTTTAAAACATGTGGGCTTGCGCCCTTCCAAAAAAATACAGCTTTACAACGCGAAACTGGAATCGCGTTTAGTAAAATATGTGATGTATGAGGGGAGTAAGAAGGGAAAATATATGAAGTAG
- a CDS encoding DUF4268 domain-containing protein has translation MFSKEESRLLRQEFWTSFGKSFPRKWILYDTKLKGLSFKFHFDNKKALVALDLEDDLENRINYWEKLLALKSILTEEYLPDAIFEEEYILENYKEISRIYVPLEQKVSIHNKNSWRDVMEFFNEKMTLFEAFFEEYKDIIEG, from the coding sequence ATGTTCAGTAAAGAAGAATCGAGATTATTACGGCAGGAGTTTTGGACCAGTTTTGGGAAATCGTTTCCACGGAAGTGGATTCTATACGACACCAAATTGAAAGGTCTAAGTTTTAAATTCCACTTTGATAATAAAAAAGCATTGGTGGCTTTGGATTTGGAAGACGATTTGGAAAACCGTATAAACTATTGGGAAAAATTACTAGCCTTGAAATCGATACTAACCGAAGAATATCTACCCGATGCCATTTTCGAAGAAGAATATATTCTTGAAAACTACAAAGAAATTTCCCGTATTTACGTTCCTTTGGAGCAAAAAGTATCCATCCACAATAAAAACTCGTGGCGCGATGTTATGGAATTCTTTAATGAAAAAATGACTTTGTTTGAAGCCTTTTTTGAAGAGTATAAAGATATTATTGAAGGATAA
- the leuB gene encoding 3-isopropylmalate dehydrogenase, with protein sequence MKFNIALLAGDGIGPEVIDQAVKVSDAVAKKFGHEITWKPALTGAAAIDAVGEPYPDETHEICASSDAVLFGAIGHPKFDNDPSAPVRPEQGLLKMRKKLGLFANVRPTFVFPSLLDKSPLKKERIEGTDLVFFRELTSGVYFGEKGRKDDGNTAYDTNVYTKEEVTRLARKGFEAAMQRSKKLCCVDKANVMETSRLWRETVQGMEKEYPEVEVSYEFVDAVAMRLVQWPKDYDVLITENLFGDVLTDEASVISGSMGLMPSASLGTSVSLFEPIHGSYPQAAGKNIANPMATVLSAAMMFENFGLAEEGKVIRDAVNKALAEGIVTEDLAEGGKAYGTKEVGDWLAANI encoded by the coding sequence ATGAAATTTAACATAGCCCTTTTAGCCGGAGACGGTATAGGACCAGAAGTGATAGACCAAGCGGTAAAAGTAAGTGATGCCGTGGCTAAAAAATTCGGACACGAAATTACGTGGAAACCAGCCTTAACTGGAGCTGCAGCCATCGATGCCGTTGGTGAACCTTATCCAGATGAAACGCACGAAATTTGTGCTTCATCCGATGCGGTTTTATTCGGAGCCATTGGTCACCCAAAGTTCGATAACGATCCTTCTGCACCTGTACGCCCAGAGCAAGGTTTGTTAAAAATGCGTAAAAAATTAGGCTTGTTCGCCAATGTACGTCCTACTTTCGTATTTCCTTCATTATTGGATAAATCGCCTTTGAAGAAAGAGCGTATTGAAGGAACTGATTTAGTATTTTTCCGTGAATTGACTTCCGGTGTTTACTTCGGTGAAAAAGGAAGAAAAGATGACGGTAATACCGCTTACGACACCAACGTTTACACTAAAGAGGAAGTGACGCGTTTGGCTCGTAAAGGTTTTGAAGCCGCGATGCAACGTTCAAAAAAATTATGTTGTGTGGATAAAGCCAACGTTATGGAAACCTCGCGTTTGTGGAGAGAAACCGTTCAAGGTATGGAGAAGGAATACCCAGAAGTAGAGGTATCTTATGAGTTTGTTGATGCCGTAGCAATGCGTTTGGTACAATGGCCAAAAGATTATGATGTATTGATTACCGAAAACTTGTTTGGAGATGTATTGACTGATGAAGCTTCTGTAATCTCTGGTTCTATGGGATTAATGCCATCGGCATCTTTAGGAACAAGCGTTTCTTTATTTGAGCCTATCCACGGATCTTACCCACAAGCGGCTGGAAAAAACATTGCTAACCCAATGGCGACTGTATTGTCGGCTGCTATGATGTTCGAAAACTTCGGATTGGCTGAGGAAGGAAAAGTAATCCGCGATGCCGTAAACAAAGCTTTGGCTGAAGGTATTGTTACCGAAGATTTAGCTGAAGGCGGAAAAGCCTATGGCACTAAAGAAGTAGGGGATTGGTTAGCTGCTAACATCTAA
- a CDS encoding DinB family protein has product MKITDIDKNEYADFYSGYLSLVPKRTTLQDGFKEGLVSVSDFFENIPAIKLNHAYAHEKWSVKEVFQHLIDTERVFQYRCFCIARQDKTALPGFEQNDYIAPSMAKHKNLEALIEEFKTVRHSFISLLDSLSDEDLKHIGNANSNPMSARAAAFVVLGHYLWHINIIKERYL; this is encoded by the coding sequence ATGAAAATTACAGATATTGATAAAAATGAATATGCCGATTTTTACAGCGGCTACTTGAGCTTAGTGCCTAAACGAACTACTTTGCAAGATGGATTTAAAGAAGGGTTGGTTAGTGTGTCCGACTTTTTTGAAAATATTCCAGCCATCAAACTGAATCATGCTTATGCCCATGAAAAGTGGAGCGTGAAAGAAGTATTTCAGCATCTTATTGACACCGAACGTGTGTTTCAATACCGTTGTTTTTGTATTGCCAGACAGGACAAAACAGCTTTGCCAGGATTTGAACAAAACGACTACATAGCTCCTTCCATGGCAAAACACAAAAATTTAGAAGCCTTAATTGAAGAATTCAAAACCGTTCGCCATAGTTTTATCAGTTTATTGGATTCTTTAAGTGATGAGGATTTAAAACATATTGGTAATGCCAATTCTAATCCGATGTCTGCCAGAGCTGCTGCTTTTGTGGTTTTGGGGCATTATCTTTGGCATATCAATATTATTAAAGAGCGCTATTTATAA
- a CDS encoding ABC transporter ATP-binding protein: MQHIKESSVNKKDPKSKVTIGQAFKTIIWPRRNLVFIGLILIVIRSLAGLILPWQSKVLLDDVVPSKDLSKVYTLVAIVLSAILVQAVTSFALTRILSVQAQYLISELRAQVQKKVLSLPISFFDNNKSGALVSRIMSDVEGVRNLIGTGLVQLVGGSFTAIVSLVILIKLNAWMTLFVFVPLSIFGYIALRAFKYIRPIFRKRGKINAEVKGRLTETLAGVRVIKAFNAENQENEVFEKGVDKLYQNVKKSLTATALMTSSSTFLIGVATTGIMGIGGYYMMQAEMTTGDFLFFTLILGFMIAPIVQMSNIGSQLTEALAGLDRTEELMNMAAEADNEDRNIILKNLEGHIEFKEVCFAYETDKDVIHNISFKAPAGSVTALVGSSGSGKSTIASLSATFLNPRSGIITIDGNDLSKVNLESYRQYLGVVLQDEFLFQGTIRENIMFPKPNASEEELQNAVKAAFVNEFTDRFENGLETLIGERGVKLSGGQRQRLAIARAILADPKIIILDEATSNLDTESEALIQKSLGELVKNRTTIVIAHRLSTIRKADQILVVESGRIVERGTHDELIKLNGRYYDLYTYQAKI, from the coding sequence ATGCAGCATATAAAAGAATCCTCCGTAAATAAAAAGGACCCCAAATCTAAAGTTACCATTGGCCAAGCCTTTAAAACCATTATTTGGCCACGACGCAATCTAGTTTTTATTGGCTTAATTCTTATCGTAATTAGAAGTTTGGCCGGTTTAATATTGCCGTGGCAGAGTAAAGTGTTGCTGGACGACGTTGTACCCAGCAAAGACTTAAGCAAAGTTTATACTTTGGTAGCCATCGTCCTATCGGCCATTTTGGTGCAGGCGGTCACCTCGTTTGCGCTTACCAGAATTTTAAGTGTACAAGCCCAATATTTAATTAGTGAGTTGCGTGCCCAAGTACAGAAAAAAGTACTATCACTGCCCATCAGTTTTTTCGATAATAACAAATCGGGGGCTTTGGTTTCCCGAATTATGAGTGATGTGGAAGGCGTCCGCAATTTAATCGGTACAGGCTTGGTGCAATTGGTTGGTGGTTCTTTTACGGCCATCGTTTCATTGGTTATCCTTATCAAACTTAATGCGTGGATGACACTTTTTGTATTTGTGCCATTATCCATTTTTGGGTACATTGCTTTGCGGGCGTTTAAATATATCCGGCCTATTTTTAGAAAACGAGGGAAAATAAATGCCGAAGTTAAAGGCCGTCTAACCGAAACTTTGGCTGGCGTTAGGGTGATTAAAGCCTTTAATGCCGAAAACCAAGAAAATGAAGTGTTCGAAAAAGGGGTGGATAAACTCTACCAGAACGTAAAAAAGAGTTTAACGGCCACGGCTTTAATGACTAGTTCGTCCACTTTTTTAATTGGTGTTGCTACTACGGGTATAATGGGCATTGGTGGTTATTACATGATGCAAGCTGAAATGACCACGGGTGATTTTCTATTTTTCACCTTAATATTAGGTTTTATGATTGCGCCCATTGTACAAATGAGTAATATCGGGAGTCAGCTTACGGAAGCTTTAGCGGGATTGGACCGCACGGAAGAACTGATGAATATGGCTGCCGAAGCCGACAATGAAGACCGAAATATTATTTTGAAAAATTTAGAGGGGCACATCGAATTCAAAGAGGTTTGCTTTGCTTATGAAACTGACAAAGACGTCATCCATAATATTAGTTTTAAAGCACCTGCAGGTTCGGTAACGGCTTTGGTTGGCAGTTCAGGTTCCGGAAAATCGACCATTGCGAGCTTGTCAGCAACGTTTTTAAATCCGCGTTCGGGAATCATAACCATTGATGGCAATGACCTTTCGAAAGTAAATTTAGAGAGCTACCGTCAATATTTGGGTGTTGTGCTTCAAGACGAATTTTTGTTTCAAGGCACTATTCGTGAAAACATCATGTTTCCGAAACCCAACGCTTCAGAAGAGGAACTTCAAAATGCGGTAAAGGCAGCATTTGTAAACGAATTTACCGATCGGTTTGAAAACGGATTGGAAACCTTAATCGGCGAACGTGGCGTAAAACTTTCCGGTGGACAGCGCCAACGATTGGCTATTGCTCGAGCTATTTTGGCCGATCCAAAAATTATTATTTTAGATGAAGCCACTTCAAATTTAGATACCGAAAGTGAAGCGTTAATTCAAAAAAGTTTGGGGGAATTAGTAAAAAACAGAACCACTATTGTAATTGCCCACCGATTGAGTACCATTCGCAAAGCCGACCAAATTTTAGTGGTGGAATCGGGCCGTATTGTGGAGCGTGGCACGCACGATGAACTTATAAAATTAAACGGCCGTTATTACGATTTATACACCTATCAAGCAAAAATTTAA
- a CDS encoding cation transporter, with amino-acid sequence MQKTEFKITKMDCPSEENLIRMKLDGISSIKHLDFDIPNRKLLVYHKEEDNLIEKAIIQLNLGGKKISSELVEDFEVTENTNQKKLLWTVLAVNFIFFVIEITTGVISKSMGLVADSLDMLADSFVYGISLFAVGGTLVRKKRIAKLAGYFQMVLAIIGFIEVLRRFFGTEKFPDFSVMIWISVLALIANGVCLYLLQKSKSKEEAHMKASMIFTSNDVIINLGVITAGVLVNWLNSNKPDLIIGSIVFILVIQGAIRILKLGK; translated from the coding sequence ATGCAAAAAACAGAATTCAAAATTACCAAAATGGATTGTCCTTCGGAAGAGAATTTAATCCGGATGAAATTAGATGGCATATCAAGCATAAAACATCTGGATTTTGATATTCCCAATCGGAAACTGTTAGTCTATCATAAAGAAGAAGATAACCTTATCGAAAAAGCCATTATACAATTGAATTTAGGAGGCAAAAAGATATCCTCTGAATTAGTTGAAGATTTTGAGGTTACTGAAAATACAAATCAAAAAAAGTTATTGTGGACTGTACTGGCCGTTAACTTTATTTTTTTCGTTATAGAAATAACTACCGGAGTTATTTCAAAATCGATGGGATTGGTGGCAGATAGTTTAGATATGTTGGCCGATTCGTTTGTTTATGGTATCAGCCTTTTTGCAGTTGGCGGTACTTTGGTTAGAAAAAAACGAATTGCCAAACTTGCCGGATATTTTCAAATGGTGTTAGCTATAATTGGATTTATTGAAGTTTTAAGGCGTTTTTTTGGAACAGAAAAATTTCCTGATTTTTCGGTTATGATTTGGATATCTGTTTTGGCTTTAATTGCAAACGGTGTTTGCCTTTATCTATTACAAAAATCGAAAAGCAAAGAAGAAGCCCACATGAAAGCCAGCATGATATTTACTTCAAACGATGTTATCATTAATTTAGGTGTTATTACCGCAGGAGTGCTAGTTAACTGGCTGAACTCCAACAAACCCGATTTAATAATTGGTTCGATTGTTTTTATACTGGTTATTCAAGGAGCGATTCGAATTTTAAAATTAGGGAAATAG
- a CDS encoding alpha-isopropylmalate synthase regulatory domain-containing protein: MKKIEIMDTTLRDGEQTSGVSFSASEKLTIAKLLLEELKVDRIEIASARVSEGEFQAVKDVTRWASENGFIEKVEVLTFVDKGVSINWMIEAGAKVQNLLTKGSLNHLTHQLKKTSEQHFKEIEDTIALATSKGIETNIYLEDWSNGMRNSKEYVFQFLEFLASQDVKRIMLPDTLGVLTPNESFAFVNEIKDKYPNLHFDFHAHNDYDLGVANAIEAVKGGADGLHLTINGMGERAGNAPMASTIAVINDYMPNVEIGVNEKVLYTVSKLVENFSGITIPANKPIIGANVFTQTAGIHADGDNKKNLYFSDLMPERFGRTRKYALGKASGKANIQKNLQELGLQLNDEDLKKVTQRIIELGDKKQVVTKEDLPYIISDVLDYDYEEKVKVNTYVLNHAKGLKPSTTVSLTIENDTFEEIAQGDGQFDAFMNAIRSIFKKQKRGILPDLIDYAVRIPPGSRSDALCETIITWKSPEKEFKTRGLDSDQTVSAIKATEKMLNIIIN, translated from the coding sequence ATGAAGAAAATTGAGATTATGGACACGACACTGCGCGATGGTGAACAAACCTCGGGCGTGTCGTTTTCTGCTTCAGAAAAACTAACCATAGCAAAGCTTTTACTCGAAGAATTAAAAGTTGACCGTATTGAAATAGCCTCGGCAAGAGTGTCCGAAGGCGAATTTCAAGCTGTAAAAGATGTGACGCGATGGGCTTCTGAAAATGGTTTTATCGAAAAAGTTGAAGTCTTAACTTTTGTTGATAAAGGTGTTTCCATAAATTGGATGATTGAGGCGGGAGCAAAGGTTCAAAATTTGCTCACAAAAGGTTCATTAAATCATTTAACCCATCAGCTTAAAAAGACTTCAGAACAGCACTTTAAGGAAATTGAAGACACCATTGCTTTAGCTACTTCAAAAGGTATTGAAACCAATATCTATTTAGAAGATTGGAGTAACGGTATGCGTAATTCTAAAGAGTATGTTTTTCAGTTTTTGGAGTTTTTGGCATCGCAAGATGTAAAGCGCATCATGCTTCCCGATACCTTAGGCGTTTTAACACCCAATGAATCCTTTGCTTTTGTAAATGAAATAAAGGATAAATACCCGAATTTACATTTCGATTTCCACGCACATAACGATTACGATTTAGGAGTGGCCAACGCCATTGAAGCCGTAAAAGGTGGTGCGGATGGTTTACACCTCACTATTAATGGTATGGGTGAGCGTGCCGGAAATGCACCCATGGCTAGTACTATTGCTGTAATCAACGATTACATGCCTAATGTAGAAATTGGCGTGAATGAAAAAGTACTTTATACAGTAAGCAAGCTGGTAGAGAACTTTTCGGGAATTACCATTCCGGCCAACAAGCCCATTATTGGAGCCAATGTATTTACCCAAACAGCAGGGATTCATGCCGACGGCGACAATAAAAAGAACTTGTACTTTAGTGACTTAATGCCAGAGCGTTTTGGACGTACCAGAAAATACGCTTTGGGCAAGGCTTCGGGAAAAGCCAATATCCAAAAGAATTTACAGGAATTGGGGCTTCAGTTAAACGACGAAGACCTGAAAAAAGTAACCCAACGCATCATCGAGTTGGGCGATAAAAAACAAGTGGTTACCAAGGAAGACTTACCGTATATCATTTCCGATGTTTTGGATTACGATTACGAAGAAAAGGTAAAAGTGAACACTTACGTGCTCAACCACGCCAAAGGCTTAAAACCTTCAACAACCGTTTCCTTGACTATTGAAAACGACACGTTTGAAGAAATTGCCCAAGGCGACGGACAATTTGATGCCTTCATGAATGCCATCAGAAGCATTTTCAAAAAACAAAAACGCGGTATTTTGCCCGATTTAATTGATTATGCGGTGCGTATTCCTCCGGGAAGCCGTTCGGATGCCTTGTGCGAAACCATCATCACTTGGAAAAGCCCCGAAAAGGAATTTAAAACCCGTGGTTTGGATTCCGATCAAACGGTATCGGCTATAAAAGCCACCGAAAAAATGCTGAATATTATTATTAATTAA
- the leuD gene encoding 3-isopropylmalate dehydratase small subunit: MAYDKFEVLTSTAYPLPIENVDTDQIIPARFLKATERKGFGDNFFRDWRYDSEGNPIADFPLNDSKYEGSKILVGGKNFGSGSSREHAAWSVYDFGLRCVISSAFADIFKNNCLNIGVLPVQVSAEFAQKLFDAIEADPKTEIKVDLPNQTVTLLATGESESFDINGYKKGNMLNGFDDIDYLQNMKEEIASFGETRPF, translated from the coding sequence ATGGCTTACGATAAATTTGAAGTATTAACCAGTACAGCGTATCCTTTACCGATAGAAAACGTAGATACCGATCAAATTATTCCTGCACGTTTCCTTAAAGCTACGGAGCGTAAAGGATTTGGAGATAACTTTTTCCGCGATTGGAGGTACGATTCAGAAGGGAATCCTATTGCAGATTTTCCTTTAAACGATTCAAAATACGAAGGTTCGAAAATATTAGTTGGAGGCAAGAACTTTGGTTCGGGGTCTTCAAGAGAGCACGCGGCATGGTCGGTTTACGATTTTGGTTTACGTTGTGTAATTTCATCCGCATTTGCAGATATCTTTAAAAACAATTGTTTAAATATTGGTGTATTGCCAGTTCAGGTTTCTGCAGAATTTGCTCAAAAGTTGTTTGATGCCATTGAGGCCGATCCTAAAACAGAAATTAAAGTAGATTTGCCAAACCAAACCGTAACTTTATTGGCTACTGGCGAATCAGAATCATTCGATATCAATGGTTACAAAAAAGGAAATATGTTAAATGGTTTCGATGATATCGACTATTTGCAAAACATGAAAGAAGAGATTGCTTCTTTTGGTGAAACCAGACCTTTTTAA